One stretch of Periplaneta americana isolate PAMFEO1 chromosome 1, P.americana_PAMFEO1_priV1, whole genome shotgun sequence DNA includes these proteins:
- the LOC138705100 gene encoding uncharacterized protein isoform X1, whose protein sequence is MLENLFQSLICVKCGATGLNTVVEDFQGFAANVTVKCPACQTCCAQTYTSPRVSCESSSRPPFEVNKRVVSAFSDFGRGYAAIEKFCMSMGMHVMSKSTYNSHLQDRAEDDKILRHNVLDMAHNAVRKAYTGLNQDQGPENVVDITVSYDGSWHKRGHMSHYGVGIVIDVLTGLVIDFEVLSTYCATCSNKVKTLNKDSEAYKEWMQNHKESGECEANYSGSAGSMEVAIAEVLWKRSVNVCGMRYVTMLSDGDSKAFNHLQSLKVYGNEVKLQKDECINHVSKRLVTGLNNIVSEWRAKRVTVGGTKTGRLTKETILKLQLYYRQAIKNNIPNVQHMKTAIYATLYHAMSTDEKPQHLKCPGGASSWCFYNRATARGEIPPKHDKTTMTTVLDSSVVAKIIPVYQKLASNELLERCKQGKTQNTNECLHSVIWNYCPKTVFVAKKKVDIVTSAVSVFKMGCEVSEKLKESATGLDMSESGVKVSVQRDKRRINQSEVTHNTGHRSIRKRLKFSKMASQHQKKRAEGTTYGAGQF, encoded by the coding sequence ATGttggaaaatttatttcaaagtttgATATGTGTCAAGTGTGGTGCCACAGGTCTGAATACAGTGGTAGAAGATTTTCAAGGTTTTGCTGCTAATGTAACTGTGAAATGTCCTGCCTGCCAGACATGCTGTGCACAGACATATACAAGCCCTCGTGTCTCCTGTGAATCATCATCTAGACCACCATTTGAGGTAAACAAAAGGGTAGTGTCTGCTTTTTCAGACTTTGGTAGGGGGTATGCAGCCATTGAAAAATTTTGCATGTCAATGGGGATGCATGTCATGAGCAAGTCAACTTACAATTCACATTTACAAGATAGGGCAGAAGATGACAAAATATTGCGTCATAATGTTTTAGATATGGCACATAATGCTGTTCGAAAAGCATATACAGGTCTGAATCAAGATCAGGGTCCTGAAAATGTTGTAGACATAACTGTGTCTTATGATGGAAGCTGGCACAAAAGAGGCCATATGTCACACTATGGTGTAGGCATAGTTATTGATGTACTGACTGGTCTTGTCATAGATTTTGAGGTACTTTCCACATATTGTGCCACATGCAGTAACAAGGTAAAAACTCTCAATAAAGACAGTGAGGCATATAAAGAATGGATGCAAAACCATAAAGAAAGTGGTGAATGTGAGGCTAATTATAGTGGGTCTGCAGGGTCGATGGAGGTGGCAATAGCTGAAGTTCTGTGGAAACGTTCAGTAAATGTATGTGGCATGCGATATGTTACTATGCTCTCCGATGGTGACTCTAAAGCCTTCAACCATCTACAGTCCCTGAAGGTGTATGGAAACGAAGTAAAGTTACAGAAAGATGAATGTATCAATCATGTATCTAAAAGACTGGTGACAGGATTGAACAATATAGTGAGTGAGTGGAGAGCAAAGCGTGTGACAGTCGGTGGTACTAAAACAGGCAGACTGACAAAAGAAACAATCCTAAAGCTGCAGCTGTATTATCGGCAggcaattaaaaacaatattccaAATGTGCAACACATGAAGACTGCAATATATGCCACTCTGTACCATGCAATGTCTACAGATGAAAAGCCTCAACACTTAAAGTGTCCCGGCGGAGCATCATCATGGTGCTTCTACAATCGTGCTACAGCCAGAGGTGAAATACCACCAAAACATGACAAGACCACGATGACAACAGTACTGGATTCCTCAGTAGTAGCTAAAATAATACCTGTGTACCAAAAGCTTGCCAGTAATGAACTTCTTGAAAGGTGCAAGCAAGGCAAGACACAAAACACCAATGAATGTCTACATAGTGTCATATGGAACTATTGCCCTAAGACTGTTTTTGTGGCAAAAAAGAAAGTGGACATTGTTACTTCAGCTGTTAGTGTTTTTAAAATGGGTTGTGAGGTTAGTGAAAAACTAAAAGAATCTGCAACTGGCTTGGACATGAGTGAGAGTGGAGTGAAAGTAAGTGTGCAACGCGACAAGCGAAGAATTAATCAGAGTGAAGTAACACACAATACTGGACACCGTTCAATCAGGAAAAGGTTGAAGTTCTCTAAAATGGCTTCTCAACACCAGAAAAAGAGAGCAGAGGGAACCACATATGGAGCTGGGCAATTCTAA